The following are encoded together in the Pseudomonas sp. KBS0710 genome:
- a CDS encoding pantothenate kinase produces MILELDCGNSFIKWRVLDSPAAKASAEGVVGSDLELIEGLIAIPGLSLTRCRLVSVRASEETGQLVEALQGAFGVVVSCAASAREAAGVRNGYEEFERLGLDRWLAMLGGFKLASGACLVLDFGTAATADFIAADGEHLGGFICPGMPLMRSQLRTHTRKIRYDDIAAEQALARLSPGRTTVEAVERGCTLMLRGFVLTQLELARSYWGDDFTVFLTGGDADLVSDAVPQARFVPDLVFVGLAMACPLS; encoded by the coding sequence ATGATTCTTGAGCTCGACTGTGGGAATAGTTTTATCAAGTGGCGTGTGCTCGATTCGCCTGCGGCCAAGGCGTCCGCTGAGGGCGTCGTCGGCTCGGACCTTGAGTTGATTGAGGGGTTGATAGCGATTCCGGGGCTCTCATTGACGCGCTGTCGCCTGGTAAGTGTTCGGGCCTCCGAGGAGACCGGGCAGTTGGTTGAGGCATTGCAGGGGGCATTTGGGGTTGTTGTGTCTTGTGCTGCCTCAGCGAGAGAAGCGGCGGGTGTGCGTAACGGCTACGAAGAGTTTGAGCGCCTTGGGCTGGATCGTTGGTTGGCAATGCTGGGCGGTTTCAAGTTGGCATCGGGTGCCTGCCTGGTGCTCGATTTTGGTACCGCAGCCACCGCGGACTTTATTGCTGCCGATGGCGAGCATCTTGGCGGGTTCATCTGCCCGGGGATGCCGCTCATGCGCAGCCAGTTGCGAACGCATACGCGCAAGATCCGCTATGACGATATTGCGGCAGAGCAGGCCTTGGCGCGCCTCTCGCCGGGGCGGACGACCGTTGAGGCGGTTGAGCGAGGTTGTACGCTGATGCTCAGGGGGTTTGTCTTGACCCAGCTCGAATTGGCTCGAAGCTATTGGGGGGATGATTTCACCGTCTTTCTGACTGGCGGGGATGCGGACCTGGTCTCCGATGCCGTGCCCCAAGCTCGTTTCGTTCCTGATCTGGTGTTTGTTGGTCTGGCGATGGCG